In a single window of the Mesoplodon densirostris isolate mMesDen1 chromosome 16, mMesDen1 primary haplotype, whole genome shotgun sequence genome:
- the HAPSTR1 gene encoding HUWE1-associated protein modifying stress responses 1 isoform X1: MEERKEEGEAEIQEHGPEHWFSKWERQCLAEAEQDEQLPPELQEEAAAAAQPEHKQQKLWHLFQNSATAVAQLYKDRVCQQPGLSLWVPFQNAATAVTNLYKVLFCS, from the exons ATGGAGGAGCGGAAGGAGGAGGGCGAGGCCGAGATCCAGGAGCACGGGCCCGAGCACTGGTTCTCGAAGTGGGAGCGGCAGTGCCTGGCCGAGGCCGAGCAGGACGAGCAGTTGCCCCCTGAGCTGCAGGAGGAGGCGGCAGCGGCCGCGCAGCCCGAGCACAAGCAGCAGAAGCTGTGGCACCTCTTCCAGAACTCGGCCACCGCCGTGGCCCAGCTCTACAAAG ACCGAGTGTGTCAGCAGCCAGGACTTTCTCTCTGGGTTCCCTTCCAAAATGCAGCCACTGCCGTCACCAACCTTTACAAAG TGCTTTTCTGCAGTTAA